A window of Streptomyces broussonetiae genomic DNA:
CGGCCTCGACGCCGTAGGCCTGTTCGCCGAAGAAGGTGATGTTCAGGTAGTTCTCGAGGATCTTCTTCTTGCCGAGCTTGTCCTCGATCTGGATCGCGTACTTCAGCTCGCGGATCTTGCGGCCGATGGTCTGCTGGGTGGCCTCGGCGACCTTGGTCGGGTCGTCGCCGGCCTCCTCGATGAAGTAGTTCTTCACCAGCTGCTGGGTGAGCGTGGAGGCGCCCTGCGCGACCCCGCCCTGCTGCGCGTTCTTGTTCAGGGCGCGCAGCACGCCCTTGAGGTCGATCGCACCGTGCTGGTAGAAGCGCGAGTCCTCGATCGCGACGATCGCCTTCTGTATGTACGGCGACATGTCCTTGAGGTCGACCACCGTACGGTCGCGGGAGTAGACCGAGGCGATCTGCTTCCCCTGGCTGTCCAGGATCGTCGTGCGCTGGCTCAGCTGGGGGCTTTTGAGGTTGGCCGGGATCTCGTCGAAACTCTTGACCGATCCCTTGGCCGCGAGGCCCAGCGCACCGGCGGCCGGCAGTGCGATGCCCGCCATCACGGCTCCGGCGAGCACACTGACACCGAGGAACTTGGCGGCCTGCTGCGTTGGCGACAGGCCACCGCCCGAGCGCTTCTTTGGCATGAGGGCAGCCTAATCCGTACTTCTGAGCGTTCCTAAGGAGCGGCCGCGTCACGGCACGGCAAAGCGGGGAGCGGACCTTCTCATTCGCCGGACATGCGCGCAGGCCTTGGCCTAAGCTGCTCTCAACTGTCACAGCAGTGCGGTCACGTATCAATACGTCCGGCGACCCCGAATCGTTCCGGTCGTATCCCGGGTTTTTGCGCGGGAGCGTGCCCGGTTCCTGGGAGGCGCGTGTCCGAATCCGCCTCGTGTGTCATCCGGTGCCCGATGTTGCGCACCAGAGCTGTCCCGGTTTGCCGGGAGAGTCGCGTATGTCGTCAGCTCACTCCCGCGGGTGATCTGCCGCTTACCCATAGTCCGTTCGGGCCATTCAAGATTGGGCCCGAAGGGGGTGTTGCCCTGTGCCCACCTTCCGTAACGTCCTCAACTGGCGGCGGTGAATATGCCGCTGCCGCCGTGGGGGAGCCTCGATTCGGGAGAGGACGGCGCCGGTATGGGCTGGGTAACCGACTGGAGTGCGCAGGCTGCCTGCCGCACTACCGATCCGGATGAACTGTTCGTTCAGGGAGCAGCGCAGAACAGGGCCAAGGCGGTGTGCACCGGATGTCCGGTACGTACCGAGTGCCTGGCCGATGCGCTGGACAACCGCGTCGAATTCGGCGTGTGGGGAGGCATGACAGAACGGGAGCGCCGTGCGCTGCTGCGCAGGCGGCCGACCGTGACCTCCTGGCGCAGGCTGCTGGAGACGGCCCGCTTGGAGTACGAGCGCGGCACGGGAATCGTGCCCCTCGACAGCGACGAGGTGTACGAGCACTACGCGGCGGTGAGCTGAGGGCAATTTCCTGCGGCAACCGCCCGGGGGAACGCCGAGACGCCGCCCGGCCGCCATGCGGCGTGGCAGGGTTCGGCTTGGCGTGGCTCGGTGTGGCTCGGTGTGGCTTGGTGAGTGCCGATCGCGCCTGGGCCTGGGGGAAGCCGTGATCGGCCCGAGGCCCCGCGTGGAGAGACGTCCTGCGCGCTTGCGCGGCAGTCCCACCGCCCAGGGACACGCCTTGCGCGCCCGGGTGTCCGGGGCGACATCCTGCTCGTCGGCAGAGGCGTCCCGCCGTGCCTGCCCCGGAGACACCCTCGACCCCCTGCCTCGTGCAACGCCCTGCTGCTTGCGCCTGCAGACGCGGGCGCGTTTCGTGGCTCGTGGTGCGGACGTGTGTGCCCGCGCACTGCGTACGACCACACGCCACACGCTCACTCGACCACACGCTCAACATGCTGACCACATGCTCGCTGTGCTCACTCGACCGTGCGGTCAGCCCGTCCGTGCGGTCAGCCCGTCCGTGCGGTCAGCCGGCAATGCGACGCTCAGCCCATGGAGCACTCCATGGGGCACTCCATGGCATGGTGACTGCTCGACCGCTCGACGGCGCGTTCACCCGCCGTTCGCCGCCTGCGTACCCGCGGCCAGTCGGGTGCCGATGTCGCGCAGGCCCGTGAGGTCGTGCACGTCGCCGGGCAGGGCGGGTACTTCGACGACCGCCACCTCGGGGTGGCGGGCGGTGAAACGGTCGCGCGTGCGCTGCTCGCGCGCGAGCAGTTGCATGCGATCGGCGTGCAGCCTCAGCAGTCCCGCGGTGAGCCGGTCGACGGGGCGCTCCGCGTCGGCGGGGGAGCCTTCTTCGGAAGCAGGGGCGTCGGTTGCGGCCTCGGATGCGGGAGGTTGTGAACTGCCGTACGTGTCGGGAGAGTTACGAAGTCCAGCTTTCCCGCCCCCCTGATCGACAATGCGGGGGTCCGCAAGATTTTCCGCGGCGGCGAGCGCCCGCTCGGCCGACAGCCCGTCGGCGCCGCTGCCGTGCACCCGGTTGAGCACCAGGCCGACCAGGGGCATCTTCTCCGCGGCCAGCCGCTCCACGAAGTACGCCGCCTCGCGCAACGCGTCCCGCTCCGGCGCCGCGACCACCAGGAACGCCGTGCCGGGCGCCTGGAGCAGCTTGTACGTGGCGTCCGCGCGCGTACGGAACCCGCCGAAGGTCGTGTCCATCGCGGCCACGAACGTCTGGACGTCCTTCAGCAGTTGACCGCCGAGCAGCTTGCCCAGCGTGCCGGTCATCATCGACATGCCGACGTTGAGGAAGGCCATGCCCGCGCGCCCGCCCAGCTTGGCGGGGGCCGTCAGCAGGCGGATGAGCCGGCCGTCCAGGAAGGAGCCGAGCCGCTTGGGCGCGTCCAGGAAGTCCAGCGCGGAGCGGGACGGCGGGGTGTCGACCACGATCAGGTCCCACTCGTCCCTCGCGCGCAGCTGGCCCAGCTTCTCCATCGCCATGTACTCCTGCGTGCCCGCGAAGCCCGCCGAGAGCGACTGGTAGAAGGGGTTCGCCAGGATCGCGGCTGCCCGCTCGGGGTCCGCGTGCGCCTCCACGACCTCGTCGAAGGTGCGCTTCATGTCGAGCATCATGGCGTGCAGCTCGCCGCCCGCCCCTCGCTCGCCACCGCCCCCGACCGAATCGCTGCGCGATGCCCCTCCTCGATCCTCGGTGCCCTTCACCCGGCGCGGGACGTTGTCGAGCGAGTCGATGCCCATCGACTGGGCCAGCCGCCGGGCCGGGTCGATGGTCAGCACGACGACCTTGCGGCCCCGCTCGGCGGCCCTCAGGCCGAGCGCCGCCGCCGTCGTCGTCTTGCCGACCCCGCCCGAGCCGCAGCACACCACGATGCGGGTCTTCGGGTCGTCCAGCAGCAGGTCGACGTCCAGCACGCGCGCGGGGGAGAGCCGACGGGCCTTATCGCGTCCCTCGGCGGCCTCGAACGCCTCGGATGCCGTCCTGTGTGCCTCGGCCGGGTCCGGACTCATGACAACCCCTGCTTCCGCAGCTCGGTGGCGAGTTCGTACAGCCCCGCCAGGTCCATGCCCTCGGCGAGCAGCGGCAGTTCGTCCATCGGCAGGTCCAGCTCGCCGAGGACCGCGCGCTGCTCCTGCTCCAGTGCGTACCGCTCGGCGTACTCCGCCGCCTGCCGCAGCAGCGGGGTCACCAG
This region includes:
- the wblA gene encoding transcriptional regulator WblA — protein: MGWVTDWSAQAACRTTDPDELFVQGAAQNRAKAVCTGCPVRTECLADALDNRVEFGVWGGMTERERRALLRRRPTVTSWRRLLETARLEYERGTGIVPLDSDEVYEHYAAVS
- a CDS encoding ArsA family ATPase: MSPDPAEAHRTASEAFEAAEGRDKARRLSPARVLDVDLLLDDPKTRIVVCCGSGGVGKTTTAAALGLRAAERGRKVVVLTIDPARRLAQSMGIDSLDNVPRRVKGTEDRGGASRSDSVGGGGERGAGGELHAMMLDMKRTFDEVVEAHADPERAAAILANPFYQSLSAGFAGTQEYMAMEKLGQLRARDEWDLIVVDTPPSRSALDFLDAPKRLGSFLDGRLIRLLTAPAKLGGRAGMAFLNVGMSMMTGTLGKLLGGQLLKDVQTFVAAMDTTFGGFRTRADATYKLLQAPGTAFLVVAAPERDALREAAYFVERLAAEKMPLVGLVLNRVHGSGADGLSAERALAAAENLADPRIVDQGGGKAGLRNSPDTYGSSQPPASEAATDAPASEEGSPADAERPVDRLTAGLLRLHADRMQLLAREQRTRDRFTARHPEVAVVEVPALPGDVHDLTGLRDIGTRLAAGTQAANGG